From Paenibacillus sp. PvR098:
CCAACCAAAATCCAATGATAGTATCTTTTGTGAAAAATAAAGCTATTAGTAGGCAGTATCACACGTATTTTAAATGGGATGATGTTAATGCAAATCAATTTTGGGGGTTGTTCGGGAATGATTTCAAAAACGAAATGAAAGAATTAATAAGGAACAACCCCAAAATAGATGAGGCGGTTAAAGCATTTTTAGAGATTGGAAATGAACGAAACAAACTTGTGCATGGGAACTTTGCGATATATAAGTTGGAAAAAACACTTGAAGAGATTTACTCTCTTTCTAAAGTTGCTGAGCTTTTTTTGGAGTTTTTGGAGCATCGCTTTCCATGCCAGCCGCAAGGTTAAGTTGTAACCTTGGATATAAATATGAATGACAAACCCCCAATTGTTAAATATTTGGGGGCTTACTTA
This genomic window contains:
- a CDS encoding HEPN domain-containing protein, giving the protein MSTFIDVVYNESKAIKDFLKEQDQISFLSEVDDQSRKSLLLSAASYFESRLTDILLNHLKHITNQNPMIVSFVKNKAISRQYHTYFKWDDVNANQFWGLFGNDFKNEMKELIRNNPKIDEAVKAFLEIGNERNKLVHGNFAIYKLEKTLEEIYSLSKVAELFLEFLEHRFPCQPQG